Below is a window of Impatiens glandulifera chromosome 2, dImpGla2.1, whole genome shotgun sequence DNA.
aagtttcaGATTTAGTTTCAGAATTGTTTATGGGTTGGATTATAATGAAATAACAACCTGTTTCTGTTTTTGAAGTATCTAGATTTGCTATAATTTCTTTAAgaatttgacattttttgtaTACTTAAATTATTGTTTACTGTTCTGCACAGTTATTAaatgtttctttctttctttttcgaCGTTTTTAATGGGAATAGAATCTTATATTCTTATGTCGAAGGTAAAATTCTTTTCCAGATGGGCGCTACACTACGAGAATGTGATTAAATTTCAATTAGGAAAAATTGTTACTTTCTAACAAATGTTTTTGCGGTTCTGTTTGGGATTTGAAGTTGGATTAATCGTGCCATTTGAAATGGGAACTTTAATCATAGAGGTTTTTTCACAAAACAGACTCTGTTCTGTTTATGAAGAAACAAAAATTCATGGTGGttttataaaatcaatcaaatatatgataTGTGAAAGTTAGGGGAAAATTctgaataacaaaatattttaaaatgctaTTTATAATTCTGAGACAATCATTTAAAGTTTGGCCTTCCTTtcatcttaaaatttaaaagaatcttgTCCTATCTGAGAGGGGTGTGCTTGTTTTggatacaaatattaaaatttgaaaactatATTGAATGTTAAAATTGgagtttcttttttctttaatgCCTTTTTTGGTATGCAAAAATCTAAAGTtgcaaaaaaattaaaaatatatatattttaaaattcggtTTCGGGTCGGAATTGATAGGTTGAACCTCATTCTCAgtatctctttctctcttcgAAAATTCTTATTAAAAGAACCAAACCAGAACCGACCCGAATTGGAACCTCATGTAACTtgttttagattaaattttaaagagaATCTATTTAGCATCTTTGACTGAAAAAATTGctaatattaagataaaaagACTAGTAAAAACTCATATTTTACTACAATTTACTTTTATTGAAAAACtgacaaaaattaattagtattttcATATTGGACTATAGGATTCTCTTCtagtatttttataatcaatacTGATGACCATCATGGTTGGTGTGAATTTAGTTGCACAAAACCTAGTCGAATTGAACCTCAACTTTATGAAAACCGAAAGTGTGACAGTTCAGGTTTTCAGATTCTTAAACTTCCTATAATTTTAGTTTACCTCTCAAAATGTGCTGACAAGATAATGTTTCCTTAAACATCTTTAGTATTTTACATCTGAAATCATCTCAAAGCTCAAATCACATGTTTTCTGAAATGCTGGAATTGATTCtagaaattaaaatgtattcaCTGTTTTTGACATTGAAGTTGGCATTGATGTTTAGCTTAATGgtagatatattatttgatgTTAAACTGAATTGATGAGCCTAGATTCAAATGATGATTcggccttgtttgatttgaaatgAAAATCACTTTTAAAACACATGAAAACAGTAAGCTGTTCTGTTTTCTGGGCAGCCTACTGTCTTTATCATTTGAAGCTAAAAATTTAGCATGTGATGGTTAAGATATCAATGAATGTTAGGTAATCTTTTCAAGGTTACTTGTTAAGGTAAAATTgaagaaattaaatttcaaagtTGGACTTATAATATGAAATTTCAGAAACTTGCTTTTTATTGAATTCAAATGTGAAGCCTTAATAAGTTGATTGTCTAAAGATCAAAACAAAATCGGATTATTCTTGATTTCCTCAACTTCCTTCTTTtgaaatgaatttgaatttaagcTTCTAAATGATTTCCAAAGTTAATAATGATTTATAGGTAAGAGAATTCATTTTTCGAATGATGATTTGAATTGACAAAGATAAATTGAATTGATGATTTAGAAAGAACTATACATTATATCATCATTTAACCTATTTAATGTTCTTATTGATAAATGAACTAGACTTAGGAATGAAAACAATTGAATAATGCATTTAGGCTCTTGTGCCTAAATCACTTGAGATAAACCTTAACCCTAGCATCCCCGAGTCCTGGTTCGAGTCCGTCAAACAGCTGGTTAAATTGGTTGAGTATGTTGGTGGGTAATGTACTTAACTCGGGAAGATTAATCGTATTCCGCAGAAGAAACGAAAGATCAAGCTTCGTTCTTGACGCCTAACAAATATCATGTGGGCCAATTGGGCTTAAATTCCATTTCAAATCCTTATGTTACATGACCCAATTCAGATATATTTTTCCTACAATCCCTCTTGAACTAGCTAACGATTCAAAATAGAGACCGTTTCATAGGACTCGAATTATTATCAGTACGCTTGAAAATAGTTTCATAAATTAGTTGTGGCGTTGATTTTAAAAGCACATATTGGTTGGTTCTAAATTCTAATTGCTGCAAATGAACCGAGAAAGATGAATTCCACTTGCAATCTTGTTGCAGAAACGATATGGGCAGATATTGCTTCTTCTCTCTCAGGTCCCAATTGCTCATCATCAACTCTTCGATTATCGTTTGTTTTGTTAGTACTTGTAACTGACAATATCTTATCTTTCTGTTCTGTTGGTGCTGAATGTTGATTGGATTCAAATCTGCTGCAGTAAACGACGACCAGCTATCCATGTTTGTGTCTATACATACTCGTTGTTGTTGTAATGTTTGAAAGTTGAAAATTGAAGATGGTTCTGATAATATAGGTTGCATTTCTTGTTTGGGAAAAACCTGGAGAGAGCTACTAGGATAGTGGATCTAGGAGGAGTTAAGAAGATATGTGGCGAACCCAGTGGGCGATCAATTTTCCAGGTGGGTTGGTTGTTATTGTAACTCTGCTTCTTTATTCATGGTAGGAAAGGAATCCTTAGGTATTGCAGTTTGGTGTGTATTTATTAGGTGATGGGAGAGTCTAGGAGGAAGGAGGAATACTTTTGTTTCCCAGAACATTTTTGTGCTTGCTATTCCTACTTTTATGATGTGGTTAACAGAGGAGAACAGCTAtgtgtaagtttttttttatgcaaATTCTTCTTGTTCAGCAAATTAAACATTTCGAAACATCTGGAACTGAGTTTGGACGCGAAAATGTCAACAAATTTATGGGTTTTCAAGGAAATTATCAGTTCCAGCTCCAggatttgaaataaatatgatGAAGGTATTTTTGTGTGGGCAGTGTAAGCATCAACTGGCTGCAAGACTTGCGGAGGCTCTTGGGACTTGCGTTGAAGTTAAGGTTCCTGATAAGGAGCTTGCTCTAATGTTTTCTTCACTTTAATTATAAGGTATGTATCATTCATAGTTCCtttaaaaatagattcattGTCTCTTGTTTGTTTGTGCTGAAACTTGTCTTTGTGTCTTTTCATACTTAATTGCAGACATTAGTCAAATATAGATAACTTGTATTTTACTGTGCCTTAAAACTGGAATTTATTATCCATTAGCCAAATCTTACAACAAGTGTTggatagaatatatatatatatattctaagttcctcattttaattcatttcttTGAAACTGAAACCAATTGGAGAGGCTTCAACAACTTTGATAACTGCTCTATTTTGCAGTGCAACATTAAAGACAACAACTATGGTTAAAAATCTAATATCGAAAATTACATGGAAATTGATGCCCATTACAAAGTAGGAAATAAATCTGAAATAAACTAAATGAGACCCAATGTATTTGTCATTCAAAAGTTCCCTTAAAACATATTTTCCGTCACTCGCTTGTGTTTGAGCTTATTTGTTGGGTATCTGCTTCCTATGATACAATGGAtcctataattatattttgcaCAATAATCATTACAACTCGAACTTACAAGTACCTGATTGTTATCACGGAAACTGAAAGGAACAAAAGAAGAATGAGATGATGAAATTATGAAAGAATTGTGGTATCTTTGAATTGACTAAATCAAGCATATATAGATGGAGCCTATTGAATCAAAATCTTCTCAACGAATAAAACTTGTAAATTCACATTAATTAAAGTTGTGTACATTAATACTAACTAAAAAAAACCCGACAAAACAGGGATGATTGAAGTTGGTTTAGAAATTGCAAGAAAAGTATAAGACTTGCTGAGTTAGGTTCTTTTGAGAATCAATGTTCACTGATGgtgtattttgattaaattttggCAACTTATGTCATAATTTGGTATGATTTTTCCTAAGAAATGTGTGACTTTCATGTTTTGTCGTGGACGCATAAAAAATACTCTGGCTGAATACATTATATcattatacaattcaacaaacATTCCGATTGAATACATTGCTTGGCCTACTACATATGTTACTTAAAATGTTAAAACTATTTCTTAGGCTCGATTATTGTAGTTCGACTTTCATCACATGTTTTGTGTTCTTTGTATACGTTCTACTTCAGAAGAAATCTGAATTCAACATGCTATAGGTTTCAACACATTTCAACTGCGTGTTAAACGTATAAACTCTTCCAGCCAATAAAGTGGCAGTTATTGTGATTTTTCTGTAATGAATTCTTCGGATGGCATTGCAATCTCTCGACCAAATTCTCACCTGATGAACATTGCCTTCGTTCCACCTTATGTTAACGGTCACACCTCCTCGAGCCTTCAAGCCTTTGACGCATCCATTGGCCCATTTGTCACGAGGAAGAGCAGGCAACAAGTAGAGATCATGCATTGTGCTCTGAACAAGCATTTCCGCTACAGCTGCAGGAAATCtaattcaaaaaagaaaacttTATTTAGAATGAACATATCATTGTGTTCTTCAAGCTATAAAGACTCAATTTACCCAAAGTTGGCATCGATTTGGAAGGGAGGATGAGCTGTGAATAGGTTACTGTAAAGTCCTCCTTCATAAGCAGACTCGTTTTCTGGATCCACCAAGATGAATAATCGCTTGACCATTCTATAAGCGTGTTCGCTGTTGCGAAGGCGAGCCCACAAAGCAGCTTTCCATGTTGTTGACCATCCTGGCCCTTCCTCCCCTATTCATTTCATGTAGCCATAAATTATGaactcaaaattcaaatcattaacaaaataagcaaaataagattatttgaaaacaacttATTGGTTATGTGCAAGTATAACTCTAACTGCTTTGCTATACCTCTTTTGTAGAGCGTATTTTCTGCTGCTTTACACAGGTCAGGATTTTTCTCTGGAGTTATCGTGTGCCCTGGAAACAAGCCGAATAAGTGAGAAACATGTCGATGATGCACATCCGGGTCCTCAAAGTCTAGTGCCTGTCACCCAAAAAAAGGATTAAAACAATTCCCATTTCTTGATCCATAACGAAACACTGAAACAGGTCTTAATTTGTTTTCGTACCCATTCCATGATGGAACCGTCTCTGGAAATTCTTGTTGGTGGAAGTTTCGACTGAGCTTTCAAAACCCTACTTACCAAATCATCATCTTCGCTTCTACCCAAAATCTGTTTATTATAATGTTCAAGTTTTTAAGAAAGTGTAATAAAATGTTCTTTAAGAATTTTTTGCTGGTTAATTTCTTTTTACCTTAGCAGCACTAACAACTATGGAGAAGACTTCTTTGATGATTGCCATGTCCATAGTTGAAGAATAACTAACACTGGCAGGCTTCCCACCAGGAGCAGTAAACATATGTTCAGGCGAAGTTGATGGATTAGTCTCAAGATAGTTGTAATACCCATCATGCCCTTCAATCAGCCAGTCCAATAGAAACAAACTACAACCTTTAATCAACGGATATGCCTTTTGTTTAAGGAAATCCTATGTAAAAAAGACCAGTTTAGTTTAATCAATGATTGAATCAAAAAATTCTAGAAAGAAGTGTTACTTAATTACTTTGTCCATAGTAAAGGAATAATGTTCCCATAGATGAGTACAAAGCCAAGCCCCACCCATTGGCCACAAAGCCCATAAGGCTAAACCACTGTCTGGTGATGTTTTCGCCCATAAATCCGACACTTGGTGAGCCACCCATCCGTCTGCTTCGTAGTTAACCTACATAATACCCgataaatttattgtttattcaATCAAATACGTCGATTAATTCACAATCTAGCTGTCTCACTTTCGCTGTTTTACTCCCATTTAACGACAAACATGATATGTAATCAAACAGCGGCTCTTGACACTCTTCAAGATTGCAAGACAGAGATGGCCAATAATTCATCTGTAGATTGATATTCAGATGTTGTGCCCCACTACATACAGAAACTATCATTAGCGACGGGAAATAAGGTTTCAGAGACGATTATTCGGTTAAAAACTGCTTACTCCCATGGTGGTTGAATGTCTTTGTTCCATATGCCCTGCAAATTGGCAACTTGTGCTCCACGTCTTGAACAAGAAATGAGCAAATAACGACCATATTGAAAAAGAAGCTCAACTAAGGAAGGATCTTCATCTTCACCAAAACTTTTCACTCTTTCGGAAGTCGAAATAGCAACCGAATCATGAAGATCTTTAACAACATTACCGCTTTTCCATAGCTGAAGCGATACTCGATGAAACAGGTTTTGGTAATCATCCAAGTGCCTTGCATAAACTTCATTGTAGGATAATTCCTTTATCGAATCCATGGTTCTAACAGATTCTAAAGTAGGATCCTTTTTCGAATCCAATGGCTTTACAAACGGTCCTTCAAAGGAAGAAGAGGCTGTCAATCGAATAACAGCCCAATCAGCACCCTCAACTCTCAGCTTCTTCGTGTTTTCGTCGTCCACAATATAAATGGATCCAAACCCATCGCTTATTTCCAAATCAAGAACAGCAGAGAACTGAATTCCTCCCTTAGTACTGTCCTCCGGTTCATTTCTTGAACCTGGACAACTACCTTTCAGAAGAATACGATTCTTCCCAATTGGAAAATTCGAGCTATTATGAATCATCTTGCTGTTTAGTGAAACTTTAAAAGAGATGGATCGAGATTTGCTTGCTGAAATCTTTGTGACGATGACTTGATCAGgatttgaaatgaaatgttctcGAGTGTATTCATTGTCGAGAACAGAGTATGTTACTTTTACTTTCGCCGTGTTCAAATCCAGCTCCCTTATATACGTCTCTTTGTTGTATTGTGAGTGAGAATCATCGAATTCAATAATCATATCACCCAGAAGTTGATAAACCTGCAaaagattcaatttttttttataaatcctgcgaattattaattaaagaatgaaataacATCTGCATACATACATCAGAAGGGTTGCCGGATAATTTGACGGCGGAATCAGTAGCTTGAGCATATTTTCCATCGTCGACAAGTTTTCTGACGGCCGATAAAGCTGCCGGAGCATCTGGGTTGGTGTAGTTCCCCGGAATTCCGGTCCAAAGAGTGTCTTCTACAGAAATCAAAAAAAGatactaatataaaaaaccaaGCTTTGGGGAAATTAAGGTTATTATTACTAGTTGTTACCGTTGAGATTGAGAGTTTCTGAAAGAATGTTGCCCCAGACCATTGCTCCGAGCCGGCCATTTCCAATGGGGAGTGCGTCGGtccagtgtttggccggttcaTTGAAATGGATTTTCAGAGGCTCTTCTGTTATTTCATTTTCAGAGAATAAATCCGGTTTCCTCACCAGAATccagtcttcttcttcttctcctttttccattttcaaaaaatattttctccaatttgtagagagagagagacaatCATTATTAACTAGAGAGCTTGACAGACAACTAATATAAAAGACAGAAACATGGGAAAAGAAATGACATTTTTCAACGGCAAACAAAAATGAGTCACagatttaaatgttttttatattttaaattaaaatttaataaataataatattttaataaataaattaaatgattctACTGTTATAGTATAaacaaatgtttattttattaaaaaaatctaaaatgtaGATCACGAGTGGTGGgtgttttttttagtttgaacaATAATGAACTTTATTAATATGTTGCTTGCAAGTTAAAGTTACCCTACCATGACTTATATTATAGacaattaatacttttaaattcgtactttatttttttaaacatgttaaacttagttaaattatatatgtgtctcaaaaattaattgttcaacttatttaaatatcttagtTTCttgatgttattttatttttatctcaaaagtCACTTATCAAAAtctataaatcaaaataagtcTATACGTACAACAAACAAGgtacaaaagaaaataataataaaaaggaagaaaatcaaatactaaattaaataataataaaaaggaagaaaatcattttaattaaatttagagtGAAGGCAAAGAGGAAAGGGTTCCCATAATAGATATATGAATAAAACTGTCACTGGCAGATATCCCATTTTAATTACATTATATTATTGGTTTTTGAATGACAATTTAATATAAGTCTAAGTggaaaccaaaaaaaatataaatatgaatatgaataaatagTTAATGAATTAGGTATGGATGCaatattaagttaaaattaattataattggtACTTTGTGTGTCGGGAGGTTAGGGATTCCGTCACATGAAtgaattaagtaaaataatttttattaaaggACATACATTTATTCCTAAAACGTGACTTTTGTCTCTAACTTGttagaaagaaaacaaaataaatagataattaaattattaagctCATTTCTCATGGCCTGCTGGCTGCTGCACAAAGGgcttttgattaattaattaattaattaattaattaatacatgtAAGAAACTAGAATGGTTGCtctcaagaaaataaaataaattgcaaACAGGATCGATGAAGCTCAAGAACTCAGTAATTGGACGTCATTTAAGTAAGatctatatcatttttttatgcaATTTTGACCGATGATAATTTACAATATACATAAGGTATAACATTGGTTAATTAACATATCGATCATGATACTCGAGGATATAATTAGGTGGATTAACTtgagaaaataacaaaaaattttaaaaataaatcatatgcATGAAAATGGTTTTTATTTTAGACTGAAAAATACATTAGTTTTAGGATCAAAATGTTCTTagtttttatgttaaatatgtcaattgaTTATGTTGAACT
It encodes the following:
- the LOC124927143 gene encoding zinc finger SWIM domain-containing protein 7 isoform X1 — its product is MNSTCNLVAETIWADIASSLSVNDDQLSMLHFLFGKNLERATRIVDLGGVKKICGEPSGRSIFQVMGESRRKEEYFCFPEHFCACYSYFYDVVNRGEQLCCKHQLAARLAEALGTCVEVKVPDKELALMFSSL
- the LOC124927143 gene encoding zinc finger SWIM domain-containing protein 7 isoform X2, with translation MGRYCFFSLRLHFLFGKNLERATRIVDLGGVKKICGEPSGRSIFQVMGESRRKEEYFCFPEHFCACYSYFYDVVNRGEQLCCKHQLAARLAEALGTCVEVKVPDKELALMFSSL
- the LOC124927142 gene encoding alpha-L-fucosidase 2-like; the encoded protein is MEKGEEEEDWILVRKPDLFSENEITEEPLKIHFNEPAKHWTDALPIGNGRLGAMVWGNILSETLNLNEDTLWTGIPGNYTNPDAPAALSAVRKLVDDGKYAQATDSAVKLSGNPSDVYQLLGDMIIEFDDSHSQYNKETYIRELDLNTAKVKVTYSVLDNEYTREHFISNPDQVIVTKISASKSRSISFKVSLNSKMIHNSSNFPIGKNRILLKGSCPGSRNEPEDSTKGGIQFSAVLDLEISDGFGSIYIVDDENTKKLRVEGADWAVIRLTASSSFEGPFVKPLDSKKDPTLESVRTMDSIKELSYNEVYARHLDDYQNLFHRVSLQLWKSGNVVKDLHDSVAISTSERVKSFGEDEDPSLVELLFQYGRYLLISCSRRGAQVANLQGIWNKDIQPPWDGAQHLNINLQMNYWPSLSCNLEECQEPLFDYISCLSLNGSKTAKVNYEADGWVAHQVSDLWAKTSPDSGLALWALWPMGGAWLCTHLWEHYSFTMDKDFLKQKAYPLIKGCSLFLLDWLIEGHDGYYNYLETNPSTSPEHMFTAPGGKPASVSYSSTMDMAIIKEVFSIVVSAAKILGRSEDDDLVSRVLKAQSKLPPTRISRDGSIMEWALDFEDPDVHHRHVSHLFGLFPGHTITPEKNPDLCKAAENTLYKRGEEGPGWSTTWKAALWARLRNSEHAYRMVKRLFILVDPENESAYEGGLYSNLFTAHPPFQIDANFGFPAAVAEMLVQSTMHDLYLLPALPRDKWANGCVKGLKARGGVTVNIRWNEGNVHQVRIWSRDCNAIRRIHYRKITITATLLAGRVYTFNTQLKCVETYSMLNSDFF